GAAGGTGAAAGCACCTGCCCACGTCCGCCTGTCTGCAAAGATAGCCAAACCCACCAAAAGACTTGTGACAATGGAGCTTACTAGTAGGAAGAGTATCCCGTAGGCGAGAGGGTAATCTCCAATAAAGGAAATGTAGCGCGCTTTAAATGGTGTGCGTGAACTAATAGCTAGGTCCTGCGTGTATGCCTTGGCAGGGGCAGAGAGTTCAATATCGGTGTAGTCCACCGGCGTATTCTCATATGTGGCAAAAAACGGCGAAAGACCGGCCGAGTACGAAGGCGAGCTCTCCCTGTAGTAGGTAACCTTTGCGTACTTTTTTATGCCTCTGTAGAGCTTAGGTGAAACATGTCCCATTACCCTGATCACCTCGCCATGGCTGTGGTCGGAGTACGCGCTAGTGGGAATAAGCGGGTAATACATTTCTTTGGTGGGAAAAGAGACAAAGATCCCCTTCTGGCTCCCCGTGGATGGCAATGTTTCCCCCGTCCCCGTTACCCAGGAAACAACGAACGAGAAATCCTTCCCAATGTAGCTGGAGAGCGCCGTGATAGAACCCTCCTCTATCGTCAAACCCTTTCCCTTTAGGTAGGTGTAGAGGGCCTGGGAGGTTTTGGCCGTGAGCACTTCTGAGGTGATCCCCTCTTTAGTCAACGTATTGAAGACGACCACTTCCGGCTCGCTCTTCGTACCCAAGCTTTTTGACTGCGAAGCTGAAAGTGAAGGGGTACCGCTTTCACTAGATTCGATGGCCACGCTTCCCGTACTTGATACGAGACGCAACATGGTAAAAGGCACGATAGGCCAAATTTGGCTCAACTGAGAGAGCTCCCTTACCGGCTTGATATTCTTCCTAGCCGCTATGGCAATGTTTGTACCATGGAACTGCGGCATATCAGCCAGGGTATCCAGTTTGACATCTGAAGGGCTGGCAGGAATGGGCGCAATGACCACTACGCCTTTGTTACTCGCTTTTATTTCATGGCTCATCACCATTTTTTCGATCCCGTTTTCAAAGCTGATGAGGCCTTGGGCGTTGGTCGGCATGGCGTAGTCTAAGCCCGATCCAGACCCATTAATAGCAACGGCGCAGGCCAATGCGAGGGTGGGGCTAAAGAGGAGCAAGCCAAGCAAGAGGGCGAGGCCTCCCTTGAGGTAAACCCGGACTGGACGCTTCATATGTTTGATGAGTGAGAAATTATTTCACTCATAAGTATATACCCCCGAAAGGCTTTGGGCGGACAATGTTAAGCATATAAAAAAACCCCCCAGTAAACTGGAGGGTGAAACTTACTTGTTGCGAAACCACTATTAGCCGAAGCTAGGTCGCGCAAGCTGGTCACGCATTCTCCCAAGAAGCTCCTGCATGCGCAGCGCCTCTTGGCTCGTCGTAACATCTGAAGAATGCAGTAGGAGGTGAAGTGGGTTATCACCCTGCAGTCCAAGCAGCGCCCCTATCATGCCGATCTGAACTAAGCGCTCATCAAGGTTCGTCATGGCGCTAAACCAATCTGAGCCTGACTCAATCCTAAAAATGAGCGGTCCCCAGGAAGGGTGGGGAATCCAAAGGGATCCACATGAGTCAATCAGGGCACCCTCAGGAAGGGTGACAAGCTGAAACACCTCATTCTCGCCTCTCTGCCAGATCTCCCAATGTCGTGTCTCATCGACTGCACCACAACTCCCCCGTATAGCTTCCTCATCGGAGTCAGGGCACCGGTAAAAAGCTACGAACCCCCCTTGAGGCTCCACTGCAATTTCAACCTGGGAAGTATCCTTGATGCAGAGGCCCGGCAACAAGCCCTTCTTTTCGAGCAAAGGCTTAAATACCGAGTTGAGATCTTGGTCTTTGAGGGCAATGGCATCAAATCCCACCGCGTCCTTCTCATCTAGCCCCGTAAGCGCATAGCCGGTGATGGCTGCGCGCCAAAGATACATTTTACGTTCCCACTGCTCAGGATGCAGAACACGATGCACGAGCACCGCTTCGATCACCTCTTCGATGGTCGGGTAAAACGGTTCCTGATTTGTTAAAATACAAAACTTCAATCGGTTCTTCACCCATTCCTTCCTGACTCTTTTAACGTCCTGTCAGGGGGACTATCAAAGCATGAAACTTATACCATATGACTACCTGAGTGTCAAGCAACCCCTTCAGTTACGGATGATAAGATATTGGGGAAGTCGAACCATGGTTTCGAGTCATATTGCCAAAGCAAAAATAAAAGCGCCCCGAAGGGTGCTCTTATTTTTGGTGGGCGATAATGGACTCGAACCATTGACCTCGTCATTATCAGTGACGCGCTCTAACCACCTGAGCTAATCGCCCGCATTTTCTCCAACTTCAAACCTGAAACTTTTCTAAAGCGTCTTGACGATACTACCTGAAAATCAGGTTCATGCCAAGTCTTTACGCGCAATTCCCCGCACGAAAAAAGACCACGCAAAAGGTGGTCTTTTTTTCACATTTGAGAACACTGTACTTTTTGTTGCAGTGAAAGGCTGGCGCTTTTCTTCAATTGCCAGTCTCTCAATTGCTTGAGAGAGTTACACCCTAAAGGGTGGACGACCTGGGCATCAGAGTATTGGAGTATCTTACGATATTCCAGCTGAATGCCTGTCCTTTTAGAAAGGAGGTATTCCATCCGCACCTTCCGGTACGGATACCTTGTTACGACTTAACCCTGATCATCGAACTCGCCGTAGTGACTTAATAAAAAATCCCTTCGGGCGCTCCCGACTTTCGTGGTTTGACGGGCGGTGTGTACAAGACCCGAGAACGTATTCACGGCAGTGTGGCTGACCTGCCGTTACTAGTGATTCCGACTTCATGAGGGCGAGTTGCAGCCCTCAATCCGAACTGAGGGGAGGTTTGTTAGGATTAGCTCCGCCTTGCGGCTTGGCGACCCATTGTTACTCCCCATTGTAGCGCGTGTGTAGCCCTAGGCGTAAGGGCCATGCTGATTTGACATCATCCCCACCTTCCTCCCGGTTAACCCGGGCAGTTTCCTGTGAGAAGTGTAACACAGGATAAGGGTTGCGCTCGTTAACCGACTGAACGGGACACCTCACGGCACGAGCTGACGACAACCATGCAACACCTGTCACCGAGTTCCTTTCGGCACGGCTCTCTTTCAAGAGCTTTCTCGGGATGTCAAGCCTAGGTAAGGTTCTTCGCTTAGTATCGAATTAAACCACACGCTCCACCACTTGTGCGGGTCCCCGTCAATTCCTTTGAGTTTTAAACTTGCGTTCGTACTCCCCAGGCGGCTCACTTAACGCGTTAGCTTCGGTCCAAAGAGGGGTCGATACCTCCCAAGACCTAGTGAGCAAAGTTTACAGCGTGGACTACCGGGGTATCTAATCCCGTTTGCTCCCCACGCTTTCGCATCTCAGTGTCAGGTAAAACCCAGTAAGCTGCCTTCGCCATTGGTGTTCCTTTCGATATCTACGGATTTCACTCCTACACCGAAAGTTCCGCTTACCCCTGTTTTCCTCAAGCTTTGCAGTATCGAAAACGTTTCCGACGTTAAGCGTCGGTCTTTCATCGTCGACTTACAAAACCACCTACATGCGCTTTACGCCCAGTAATTCCGGACAACGTTAGCACCCCCCGTATTACCGCGGCTGCTGGCACGGGGTTAGCCGGTGCTTATTCACGAGTACAGTTCATAAAATTACTTCCTCGTAAAAGGGGTTTACGACCCGAAGGCCTTCATCCCCCACGCGGCGTCGCTGCATCAGACTTTCGTCCATTGTGCAAGATTCCCAACTGCTGCCTCCCGTAGGAGTTCGGGCCGTGTCTCAGTCCCGATCTGACTGGTCATCCTCTCAGACCAGTTACCCGTCATAGGCTTGGTAGGCTTTTACCCCACCAACTACCTGATAGGAAACAGGCCGCTCTCGTGGCGCCTTGCGGCTTTGATCTTGCGATCATATGCGGTATTACCTCCGGTTTCCCGGAGCTATCCCCCACCTCGAGGTACGTTCCTGTCCATTACTCAGCCGTCCGCAACTAGACTCTAGTAAACTAGAGCCACGTTCTACTTGCATGTGTTAGGCACGCCGCCAACGTTCGTCCTGAGCCAGGATCAAACTCTCCAAATTACTTTACGTCCAGTGGACGTCGTGTCAAAAACACGAAGTGAATAGAAATAGCTTTCGATTCACTGCAACAAAAAATACAGAATGCATTCAAACATCAAACATGTGAATAGGCTCAAATGTTGCGCACCGAATTGGTAACGATCGCATGATTGTCCGCCCTGTTTTCCCTCTATTTTTTAGGGGGTAACAATGAAAGCGGCAGTACCGGAGTACTGTCGTGCCTGATTACATTACCTAGTTCGCCCAACCCTGTCAAGCGTTTTTGACCGAGTGACAGACTTTTTCTCTTTTCCAGGTTACAACAGGTTCATTATGGGCAGCTGGAGACGCCTGAGCTAACGGCCTTGTTTACCCCATTACCTGCCGCAAAGCCCTTTGTAGTATATGTTCCTGCCGTTAGGTCGCTCTGCTGTGCGGCAAAGTCGTATACATAACTGGACTGTCCCGATGCACTTCCTCCCACATATTTACTGGAGGCACCAACGTCCTCAGCCGTTGGCGTATTTTCTAAGGATGTCCAAACAGCCACCAAGTCACTGCGGCTGGTCATATCCTGTGTACACGTTGTGGTGAGGCCCCGGATGACCACGTAATCCGGTTCGGTCACGCTGTTTGTAGCGCTCCTACGAAGGGGGTCCTTAGGAACAGTAGTAAGAAGCCCGCGCGCGGAAAGAGCCTCGCCAATTGTACGGCTCATATACGTTCTTCCCGGATAGGTAGCGTAGCCGCCGCTTACAACGGAAGACCCTAGGTTCAGTTTCCCGTACGAACGGCCAGTTGCCCCCACACACCCGGCAGCCGCTGAACCTATTGGGGCAGTATTCACATCTACCGGCAAGGTACAGGTGGCACTCGGGTATGTCATGTGGGTGGTACCCGAAACGGCCATGTACTGGCTAAAGGCACCAGTAATGGTCTCTACATCGGCCTTCCGCCTGCCATCGCGTGAATTACGCCGGGCAGAACTAAAGACAATGGTCACTAAGGAAGAGAGGATGGCGAGAATGGATATCGCCACCAACATTTCTACTAAGGAAAAACCCCTGGGACGTATTGGCATACTGCCAGTATATACCCCTGGTCTTGATATGAAAAACGCCCTCCCGATGGGGAGGGCGCAAGAGTTGCACATTCTTAACCAGCCATCACGCGCCAGTCTTTCTGGATGCCACTGGCATTTGTCGAGGCCCCCTTGGGACCGCTCAAGCGGATGAAGGACCATTGCAGCCCCAGGACATCCAACTTGTGGGTTTGCTGGTCTTGGTCCACAAACGTCCCTGCTAATCCCGCACCGAAGTGGAGCGTGAAGAAGTGATAGGATGTTTTGCCATTGGTACCGATAAAGGACTGAGGCTGCTGTGCGGACAGCACGTCCGTCGGCTCCACGGGAAGCCACCAGCCACGGAACAACCGCTCCACCCTGGTATGTTGATCCATCTGCAGGGTATCGGGGCGAATCAGGTGGCCCATAATTGTCCGCGTAGGGACTCCCGCCTTACGAAGGGCAGAGCCAAGAAGGCTGCTCTTCCCCAGGCAGTCCGTGCCACCAAACGCGTTGCTGGCAGAAGTTGCCTTCTTTACATACCCGACTTGGGCAATGCTCCGCATGGCTGCTGCATCCAGCTCCAAGCTGTTGGTGCCAACCCCCAAGGGAAGGCCACCGAGGAAGGACCGCAGGCCGCTACTAGGTGCACTGAAGTCCATGTACTTGGTTGCCAAGAGGTACTCACCGCCCGGCCGTTCCGGACCATCAGTCTGGGGAACCGTTGCCGCATACATTTCGCAGCTGTACTGAATGTCTACATATACCCCGCGGGAAAGGGAGGTATCCCCGTCCTTTCCCTTCCATACAAGGACAAAGCCGGGAACCTGCCCCTCACTCCCAAGAAGTGGGACGTCGTACCGCTGCACAGCACCCTCTGGCACCGGGGTGCCGTCAAGGGAATGCAGCTGGGCGGAAACGATTTTGACATTCTTCTGGGTCGCCGTTTCTGGCGGGACCGTATTCCAGACCTCGATCTTGGTAACCCCGTTGGCCGGGTACCTGACGCGTTGCTGAAAAATGACAGTGCCCAGCGGTTTTAAGTGCGGGCCGAGAACAGGTTTTGGAGGCGGAGCCATGGCCCCAACCGTCATGTCTTGACCAAACGCAAGTGCGCACGCCAAGAAAAAGAAAAGTACCATCAAACGTCGCATAGGTGTTTACCTCGAATTGGAAAGGATCGCTATTTCCTATGAGCTACATCAGAAATGTGCCCTTTGGTCAAGGAGGAAATGGTGAATACCCGCAGTATACTCCGCCTTACAACCCTAGGCGAGGACACTAAAACGTGTACCATATTAGAGAACACGATACCCATTTTCTTATGAAACTTAGCTCACTCTCACTCCCCTCGTGGACCCCACCACGCTGGCTGCGTAACGACCAACCGCTCGTGCGTGGCATCGTTACGCTTGGCACACTCTTTTTCATCTCGGTCCAAGCGTTAGGCAATATGCCTTATTCCTCGCTTCGCTCCACCTTCCAGCCTGTCCGCCGCGTGTTTGACACGCTGGGGCTTTACCAACGCGGCTGGGGAATGTTTGCAGCCACCAATACCAACACAAGCGTTACCCGCATAGAGCTCCTCTATAGCAATGGTGATATTAAGCGCGAGCAGCTTCTCTACCTCATGCCAGGGTACCGGATGACGGCCTGGAACGAAGTACAACAAGACCTCCAGTTTGATGACAACAACGACCGCAAAGGAAAATACCTGACTGGTTTCCTTGAATACTCCTGTAAGCAATACGATACCAATCGAGGCAACCCATTGGTCTCCATTGCCTTCCAGCAACAAACCCTCCGTATCCCAGCCGACAAAAAGAAGGCAGAGCGCGAAGTGCCGTACGTAACACGCCGCACCCAAGTGTGCCGGAATAACTAGCCATGAAAATCACCCTCACCTCCCACCCGTTTGCCGACTGGTTTTTCCCTCTCGTTACTATCCGCGCCCTTAAGATATTCCGCATCGCCCTAGGGATAGTCACCCTGTGCGCCATTGGTGTTTGGCTGCCCCACCTAGAAGCCTTCTTTAGCAGCCAGGGCTACGTGACCGCTTCATATATTTTTGATGTCACGTTGTACTCTCATCTCAGCGTCTTCTTCCTCTACGACGCCCCATGGTTTGTTTACACGGTGTACGGGCTCATGGTCCTTTCAACTTTTGCCATGATCTTTGGGATTGGCGGACGCTTAAGTGCCATTTTCACCTACCTTCTTTTCATTAGCTTTGCCAGCCGTTTCCCCTTGGTTTTCTACGGGGCAATCGATGCCATCCATTCCTTCCTCTTCTTCAACATACTGCATCCGGCGGATGCATACTCCCCATGGGGCAAGGGTGGTATAAAGGAGCGCTCCCGCCTGGTTCCTGCCTGGTCCATGCGCATGGTTCAACTGACCCTATGCCTTGTCTACTTCTACGCCGCCTGCCAGAAGATCCGGGTCGGCACCTGGTGGAATGGCACCGAAATTCTCAATTCCCTCTCTACACGGTTTGGTGCCTTCAACTTCTACTGGCTCGTTAAGTACCCCGTGATTGTGAACTTCATGACATACTTCTCCTGGTTTTCAGAAGTAAGCTTCCCCTTCCTAGTCTTCAACCCGGTTACCCGCCGCTTTGCACTACTCATGATTGTAAGCATGCACATTGGCATTGGCCTTATGATGAACGCATCGTTCTTCACCCCTATCATGCTTGCGGGGCTCGCCTGCTTTATAGCGCCCGAGGATGAGCTGCGCGTGGCAGAATTATGGCACAAATATACCCGTCGTTTTGGGACGGGTATACAGCGCTCAGTGGCAGCTCGCAGGAAAACCGCGTAGCGGTTAGGCCTTAAGGGTTTTCATTGCGCCTTTGTCTTCGCCGAGGACAGCATCAATAAGGCCGTACTCTTTAGCCGCGGCTGCAGTTAAGTAGTAGTCGCGGTCGGTGTCTTTCTCTATCTTGGCGATATCTTGGCCTGTGCGTTCTGCCAGGATCTTATTGAGGGAATCCTTAAGGCTGAGGATTTCCTCTGCTTGGATTTTAATGTCAGAAGCCTGACCCTCAGCGCCACCTAGGACTTGGTGAATCATAATGCGGGAGTTGGGCAGCGAATGGCGCTTCCCCTTCTCACCTGCAGCAAGCAATACTGCACCCATACTGGCAGCCATGCCAACGCAAATGGTGGCAACGTCTGGTTTGACGTAGTTCATGGTGTCCATGATGGACAAGCCTGCGTATACCGAGCCCCCAGGGCTGTTGATATACATCTGGATGTCTTTCTTTGGGTCCTCTGCCTCCAGGAAGAGCAGCTGGGCATTGATGAGGTTGGCCACATCGCTATCGATAGGGCCACCAAGGAAAATGATCCGGTCCCGAAGGAGACGGGAGTAAATATCGTACGCACGTTCCCCGTGCTGGGTTTTCTCAAGAACGGTTGGGATGAGGTATGACATAGTACTGGTACTGTAGCGCGAGAAAAAAAGAATGTAAAGGTTACTTTACATTCTTTTTGCGTATACCCACCATGATCCAAGGGTCAGTAGACTTATCCAGCCTTCCTGCGTAGAAAATGCTGTACCGCGCACCTATAAGTTTCTTCAAGAGGTGTGGGGTATAGAGGTAAAACTCTCGCACGCCAAACCTATCATTCTTCATAAAGCCGCGGTATCGACCGTATTTTAGGGAAAGATAGATAACGGCCCCAGGCGCCAGACGAGAATGCATACGACGGAACAAGTCGGCCACCTCTTCCTGGTTAAGGTGGAGGAGCGTGGCGAAACCAAACACCATTTCCGTACCCTGCGGTATCTCCCACTCAGTAATGTCAGCCTCCACAAAACGAGTCCCCGGGTGCTTTTCCCGTGCATACGCCAAGAGCTCAGTGACAAAATCGACACCAACGTAATCGTCGGTATGCTGCAGGATCTCACCCGTATCCCCACCAGTACCAACCCCAAGCTCGACTGTTTTGGGATTTTTCTTAGCAAGAAAGGAGAAGCCGCGCGCCACTTCTTGGGCACGGTGTGGAAACAGGGAAAAGTACTCAGCAAACTCCCCCGCTTTTGTGCGGTAGGTTTCAATGGTTTGAGAGCGCTCTTCTGTCATATGCTCACTTTAGCAAAAAGCCCGCTTGGAGCGGGCATTTTTTACTTGGTAGCAATCTCAATCAACCGGTCCATTGCCTGGCGCATAGCCTCTGCGCTGGAAGCTTCAATCTTTTCTTCCTGAATCACCTTGCCCAAGGCCAGGCCAATCCGGACGTTCTTCTCAGCTTGAGGACGGATGTCTTCGCGGACCTCTTCTTCGTTCTTTTTCACTTCAGCCAAATACTGTTCCCAGCTTACCTGCATGCGCTGGAAACGGTCTTTGTTATCTTTGATAACACGCTCAACCTCTTGGGCAACAAGGGACTCTGGCGCATCAAACTTGGCAATATCTAGGAGCTTGGCCAGAATGTCTTCTTCCAGGTCTGCTGTCTGCTTTTCCTTACGCTCTTCTTCCAGGTTGTTTTTAACCATATCGCGGAGGGCAACTAGGTCTTTTTGACCATAGGAAAGGGCAAACTCATCATTGAGCTCTGGCATCACCATGGCCTTCAGCTCGTTGATACCCACGGTGAACTCGGCTTCTTTTCCGGCAAGCTCGGTAGCGTGGTAATCCTTAGGGAAAGTAATCTTGAAGGTTGTCTCTTCACCTTCCTTAAGGCCGATCATGTTCTCTTCAAAACCTGGGATAAGCTGGCCTTTGCCCACAATCACCGGATGCGCCTGGCTCTGCATATCTTCCCGCTTCACACCGCCCACGGAGCCGGAGAACCGGATTTCTGCCCACATATCCTTCTCTACCTTGGTATCCTTCTCAGCTGGCTCTAAGCGGGCACGCTGACGACGAAGCTCTGCAACAACCTCGTCAATATCGGCCTCCGTAACAGGCTCAAGCTTTGGCATCTTGGCCTTGATCTTCTGGTAACCGTCCACCTTCACATCAGGGACGATGTCCACCTCGGCATCAAAGGTCACTGCAACCTCATCGTCTTTTGTCTCGTCGCTTGGGGCGACAAAGTTTGTTACTTCAACGCTTGGGCTGGAAACAGGGACCAATTTGGCTTCCTCTAGCGCATCGTAGTATGCGTGGGAAATGGCGTGGTCCATGGCAGACGCTTCAATGCGCTGGCGGCCAACCTGCTGCAGCACCTTGGTCTTAGGGGCTTTTCCGGGACGGAAGCCCTCTACTTTAGTATCCTTGGCAACTGATTCAAGCTCATGGTCAAAGGCATGGCGAAACTGGGCTGCATTGGCAGTGATGGTGAGCTTTACGCGGCTTTTGGGGAGATCTTTGCGCGATGTAATCATGAGTGAGTGAGTGCGAACACTCATAAGAAACTGCGTTTTGCGCGAAATAGACGCGCAAAGCCGATCATTTCTTATGAGTGTTCGCACTCCCTTTAGGTGTAAATGGAAGAATTACCAGGTTTAGTGCCTGTTTACCGTATCAGGTTTATTCTCCCCTGGCTACTAGTAAAGTAGGGAACTTCTGGTTTAGTATTGCATCACAACCATCCGCCAAAACGGTGGTGACGGAGAAAATATGAGACGAAAAAAGGTTCCGACTGATGCGGAAACAAGGTTCGGCCTTTGCATCAGTTTTTCCAAGATCATCCCGGGAATCCCGGGAAGCGAGGAATTTAACATTCTGGGAAAACGGAAGACGGGCTCCTTTGAACTCGTCACCAGCCTTCCCCCACTCCCCAAGTCAGCCCTTGGACCACACCTGGAAACACTCTGCGAGCACGCAGAGCGGATGTACTTCAACGACATCCCTCACGGGTGCAAGGCATACGTAGACCTTTCCAACCTGGAAATTGACGAGGATGGCGCCTTCGATATCAGTGCGCTCTATGAGACAGAATCAGACTCCGTACTGATTCACCTTATCCAGCATGAGCGCCTGCACCTCCTGAGCGCCTACTTCATTCCCGACTAAACCAAAAGCCCCGCGCGTGCGGGGCTTTTTCTTATCATCTGGGTAAGGCTAGTTCTTCGCCTCTTCCAGCGCCACAACCGCAGGCAGCTTGGTACCGGCAAGCAGCTCAAGGGCTGCGCCTCCGCCCGTAGAAACAAAGGTGAAGTGGTCGTGGAGCTTGAGACGGGTAATCTCCTCTACGGTGTCTCCGCCAGCCACAATACTGGTCACACCCTTCATGGCGCCAATATACTCGGCAATAGCCTTGCTTCCTTTGGCGTATTCCTCTTCTTCGGTGTAACCCA
The window above is part of the Verrucomicrobiia bacterium genome. Proteins encoded here:
- a CDS encoding DUF2330 domain-containing protein, which encodes MKRPVRVYLKGGLALLLGLLLFSPTLALACAVAINGSGSGLDYAMPTNAQGLISFENGIEKMVMSHEIKASNKGVVVIAPIPASPSDVKLDTLADMPQFHGTNIAIAARKNIKPVRELSQLSQIWPIVPFTMLRLVSSTGSVAIESSESGTPSLSASQSKSLGTKSEPEVVVFNTLTKEGITSEVLTAKTSQALYTYLKGKGLTIEEGSITALSSYIGKDFSFVVSWVTGTGETLPSTGSQKGIFVSFPTKEMYYPLIPTSAYSDHSHGEVIRVMGHVSPKLYRGIKKYAKVTYYRESSPSYSAGLSPFFATYENTPVDYTDIELSAPAKAYTQDLAISSRTPFKARYISFIGDYPLAYGILFLLVSSIVTSLLVGLAIFADRRTWAGAFTFMKVGACNILTVIGLVIAARHVWPTDRRRRAFILFFTFAFLVITALLSRVVELTLQ
- a CDS encoding type II secretion system protein, coding for MPIRPRGFSLVEMLVAISILAILSSLVTIVFSSARRNSRDGRRKADVETITGAFSQYMAVSGTTHMTYPSATCTLPVDVNTAPIGSAAAGCVGATGRSYGKLNLGSSVVSGGYATYPGRTYMSRTIGEALSARGLLTTVPKDPLRRSATNSVTEPDYVVIRGLTTTCTQDMTSRSDLVAVWTSLENTPTAEDVGASSKYVGGSASGQSSYVYDFAAQQSDLTAGTYTTKGFAAGNGVNKAVSSGVSSCP
- a CDS encoding transglutaminase domain-containing protein codes for the protein MRRLMVLFFFLACALAFGQDMTVGAMAPPPKPVLGPHLKPLGTVIFQQRVRYPANGVTKIEVWNTVPPETATQKNVKIVSAQLHSLDGTPVPEGAVQRYDVPLLGSEGQVPGFVLVWKGKDGDTSLSRGVYVDIQYSCEMYAATVPQTDGPERPGGEYLLATKYMDFSAPSSGLRSFLGGLPLGVGTNSLELDAAAMRSIAQVGYVKKATSASNAFGGTDCLGKSSLLGSALRKAGVPTRTIMGHLIRPDTLQMDQHTRVERLFRGWWLPVEPTDVLSAQQPQSFIGTNGKTSYHFFTLHFGAGLAGTFVDQDQQTHKLDVLGLQWSFIRLSGPKGASTNASGIQKDWRVMAG
- a CDS encoding HTTM domain-containing protein, whose protein sequence is MKITLTSHPFADWFFPLVTIRALKIFRIALGIVTLCAIGVWLPHLEAFFSSQGYVTASYIFDVTLYSHLSVFFLYDAPWFVYTVYGLMVLSTFAMIFGIGGRLSAIFTYLLFISFASRFPLVFYGAIDAIHSFLFFNILHPADAYSPWGKGGIKERSRLVPAWSMRMVQLTLCLVYFYAACQKIRVGTWWNGTEILNSLSTRFGAFNFYWLVKYPVIVNFMTYFSWFSEVSFPFLVFNPVTRRFALLMIVSMHIGIGLMMNASFFTPIMLAGLACFIAPEDELRVAELWHKYTRRFGTGIQRSVAARRKTA
- the clpP gene encoding ATP-dependent Clp endopeptidase proteolytic subunit ClpP, which translates into the protein MSYLIPTVLEKTQHGERAYDIYSRLLRDRIIFLGGPIDSDVANLINAQLLFLEAEDPKKDIQMYINSPGGSVYAGLSIMDTMNYVKPDVATICVGMAASMGAVLLAAGEKGKRHSLPNSRIMIHQVLGGAEGQASDIKIQAEEILSLKDSLNKILAERTGQDIAKIEKDTDRDYYLTAAAAKEYGLIDAVLGEDKGAMKTLKA
- a CDS encoding class I SAM-dependent methyltransferase, producing MTEERSQTIETYRTKAGEFAEYFSLFPHRAQEVARGFSFLAKKNPKTVELGVGTGGDTGEILQHTDDYVGVDFVTELLAYAREKHPGTRFVEADITEWEIPQGTEMVFGFATLLHLNQEEVADLFRRMHSRLAPGAVIYLSLKYGRYRGFMKNDRFGVREFYLYTPHLLKKLIGARYSIFYAGRLDKSTDPWIMVGIRKKNVK
- the tig gene encoding trigger factor, whose product is MSVRTHSLMITSRKDLPKSRVKLTITANAAQFRHAFDHELESVAKDTKVEGFRPGKAPKTKVLQQVGRQRIEASAMDHAISHAYYDALEEAKLVPVSSPSVEVTNFVAPSDETKDDEVAVTFDAEVDIVPDVKVDGYQKIKAKMPKLEPVTEADIDEVVAELRRQRARLEPAEKDTKVEKDMWAEIRFSGSVGGVKREDMQSQAHPVIVGKGQLIPGFEENMIGLKEGEETTFKITFPKDYHATELAGKEAEFTVGINELKAMVMPELNDEFALSYGQKDLVALRDMVKNNLEEERKEKQTADLEEDILAKLLDIAKFDAPESLVAQEVERVIKDNKDRFQRMQVSWEQYLAEVKKNEEEVREDIRPQAEKNVRIGLALGKVIQEEKIEASSAEAMRQAMDRLIEIATK